The sequence CATAACGGAAAAGACAGGTGCTTGCAAGTGCTAAAGTTATCGGGCCTTCTCTTTCTTAGGAGGCACGGGATCGAATCCGCCTTTGTGCAGCGGATGGCATTTCGAGATGCGGATAATGGTCAGGAAGATTCCTTTGACAGCGCCGTGCGTTTCCACTGCTTCGACACCGTAATGAGAGCAGGTCGGATGAAAGCGGCATGTCGGCGGCGACAGGGGGGAAATCCATTTCTGATAGAAACGGATCAGCGTCACGATGATCTGCTTCATAGCAACGAACTCCTTATGTTGAACTGTGTTTAGTGTACTCCCTCCGGTGGTAAAATGACAGGGAGACGTATTTACTATATGAATGGAAAAGGGGTTTTTGTCATGTCTGCAGATTTACTGAAGGAATTGAACACACAAGTTTCCACTTGGTCGGTCATGTATGCGAAACTGCATAATTACCATTGGTATGTGAAGGGGCACCAGTTCTTCACTCTGCATGCCAAATTCGAGGAACTGTACAACGAAGCGACACAGCACATGGATGATATAGCGGAACGTGTGCTGACGCTCGGCGGTGAGCCGACAGCAACATTGAAACAGCATCTTTCGGATGCGGTGATCAGCGAAGCATCCGGTGACGAAAAGGCGGAGCAGATGGTGGCGACACTCGTGTCTGACTTTGATGCGATCATGAAATCCCTGAAGAAAGGGATGGAACTGTCGGTTGATGAAGGGGACGTCATGACAGAAGATCTCCTCAATGCTGTGTACCAGAGCATCGAGAAGCACCAGTGGATGCTGAACGCGTTCCTCGGTGAAGACAACAAATAAGGCGGATCGCTTCACCCCTGCACGGCACAGCCGATAACAGAGGGGAAAGGAGCTG comes from Sporosarcina trichiuri and encodes:
- the yidD gene encoding membrane protein insertion efficiency factor YidD encodes the protein MKQIIVTLIRFYQKWISPLSPPTCRFHPTCSHYGVEAVETHGAVKGIFLTIIRISKCHPLHKGGFDPVPPKKEKAR
- a CDS encoding Dps family protein — encoded protein: MSADLLKELNTQVSTWSVMYAKLHNYHWYVKGHQFFTLHAKFEELYNEATQHMDDIAERVLTLGGEPTATLKQHLSDAVISEASGDEKAEQMVATLVSDFDAIMKSLKKGMELSVDEGDVMTEDLLNAVYQSIEKHQWMLNAFLGEDNK